One Campylobacter sp. RM16192 genomic region harbors:
- a CDS encoding 4Fe-4S dicluster domain-containing protein has translation MKEFGFYNDFDDTIMLNEQIDISKEGEYLVSNSPKLKANIVANEINFYLKNSEDSVLDKAKNTLLLYEARANAFDLARDVDHEKTVGKNVVLVSNIGRENLANLLRENGFKVIELTHFEVKFLYGAAGELSVIVLRANDEFEIDCDFLLVENARDYMLKQSGCYEIANMSDEDALNLLNEKSPRFQYKTHISYDSTICQYHERRQEICGRCAEICPTVAILKEDETKHLVFSHIDCLGCGGCISVCPSGALDYSHMPRNSFVNTAKMYKGKIPLIIPKKMDLEKLSLKLPQNVLPFAIEGEKWLHESHFMTLLQESGSSVIFYTDFVSKGTKDAILIVNQIYNIKFNRQAIEVAMNESELKDALQRASLIDGSQHSMSEYAMPKREIFAKRLEWFVGGENLGVVKTGENISYGTVEINRDSCTLCLSCVGACNVSALVADSKTNSIMFNPSICTNCGYCELSCAEKDTIVLKRGQIELTPEYFVYNELAKDELFACIECGKEFATKKAVEKIAAIMSPKFANDPVKLKTLYCCSDCKAKVMVKAQIEAMHKDILNG, from the coding sequence ATGAAAGAATTTGGCTTTTATAACGATTTTGACGATACCATTATGCTAAATGAGCAGATTGATATATCAAAAGAGGGCGAATACCTTGTATCAAATTCGCCAAAACTAAAGGCAAATATAGTAGCTAACGAAATAAATTTTTACTTAAAAAATAGCGAAGATAGCGTGCTTGATAAGGCTAAAAATACGCTTTTACTATATGAAGCCAGAGCCAATGCATTTGATCTAGCCAGAGATGTGGACCATGAAAAAACCGTCGGTAAAAACGTAGTATTAGTAAGCAACATAGGACGTGAAAATTTAGCTAATCTACTTAGAGAAAACGGATTTAAGGTTATTGAACTTACACACTTTGAAGTAAAATTTTTATATGGTGCGGCTGGCGAACTAAGCGTCATAGTACTTCGTGCAAACGATGAATTTGAGATAGATTGCGACTTTTTGCTCGTTGAAAACGCAAGAGATTATATGCTAAAACAGAGTGGCTGTTATGAAATCGCTAATATGAGCGATGAAGATGCTTTAAATTTACTAAACGAAAAAAGTCCAAGATTTCAATACAAAACCCATATAAGCTACGACTCGACAATCTGTCAATACCATGAAAGAAGGCAAGAAATTTGCGGTAGGTGTGCTGAAATATGCCCTACAGTTGCAATACTAAAAGAAGATGAGACAAAACACCTTGTATTCTCTCATATAGACTGTTTGGGCTGTGGAGGATGTATTAGTGTATGCCCTAGTGGAGCGCTTGATTATTCGCATATGCCTAGAAATTCGTTTGTCAATACTGCAAAGATGTACAAAGGTAAAATTCCGCTTATAATTCCAAAGAAAATGGATTTAGAAAAATTAAGTCTAAAACTACCTCAAAACGTACTTCCATTTGCAATAGAGGGAGAGAAATGGCTTCATGAATCTCACTTTATGACTCTTTTGCAAGAGAGCGGTTCTAGTGTGATCTTTTATACGGACTTTGTAAGCAAAGGCACAAAGGATGCGATCTTAATCGTCAATCAAATTTATAACATCAAATTTAACCGCCAAGCAATTGAAGTAGCGATGAATGAAAGCGAACTAAAAGATGCCCTACAAAGAGCCTCTTTAATAGATGGTTCGCAACATTCAATGAGCGAATACGCTATGCCTAAACGCGAAATTTTTGCAAAACGCTTAGAGTGGTTTGTCGGAGGCGAAAATTTAGGAGTGGTAAAAACCGGAGAAAATATCAGCTACGGAACAGTAGAGATAAACCGCGATAGCTGTACTTTATGTCTAAGCTGTGTCGGAGCGTGTAACGTAAGCGCGTTAGTAGCAGATAGTAAAACAAACTCGATAATGTTTAACCCAAGCATTTGCACCAACTGCGGATATTGCGAGTTAAGCTGCGCAGAGAAAGATACGATAGTATTAAAACGAGGTCAAATAGAACTTACGCCCGAATACTTCGTATACAACGAACTTGCTAAAGATGAATTGTTCGCATGTATAGAGTGTGGCAAAGAGTTTGCAACCAAAAAAGCTGTCGAAAAAATCGCTGCGATTATGTCGCCTAAATTTGCAAACGATCCGGTTAAGCTAAAAACTCTATATTGCTGCTCTGATTGCAAGGCAAAAGTAATGGTAAAAGCACAAATCGAAGCTATGCACAAGGATATATTAAATGGATAA
- the selA gene encoding L-seryl-tRNA(Sec) selenium transferase, whose protein sequence is MSEFKKLPQIDKILKCPEFKDKISSFVTEFARDEIEFQRAQISLGKPCAEFKKIIKNILKRYEKFQRSSLQKVINATGVIVHTNLGRSVIDQEILNRAKDIICSYSNLEYSLDKGARSNRYDYVGSLLANLFGFEDAIVVNNNASAVFLVLNTFAKNGEAIISRGELVEIGGGFRVPEVMLNSGAILKEIGTTNKTNIDDYEGAIGENSKMILKVHRSNFDIVGFSEEVDMSELSNLARKHEILDYYDLGSGYIGALPYGLEHGEISLASLAKNGVSLVSFSGDKLFGSVQCGIILGKKDLIEKLKKNQLLRMLRVDKVIISILSESVKAYINREFELITTLKHLYKSIDELKELANKINENLKSPLKVVDTKTFVGGGTMPNKAIPSVALALRGDANLNELKFREKNVIGRIENGEFLLDLRSVLDSDLKELIEVINEIGEANE, encoded by the coding sequence ATGAGCGAATTTAAGAAGCTTCCGCAGATTGATAAGATATTAAAATGTCCAGAGTTTAAAGATAAAATTTCGTCTTTTGTAACTGAGTTTGCAAGAGATGAGATAGAGTTTCAAAGAGCTCAAATTTCACTTGGCAAACCATGCGCCGAATTTAAAAAAATTATAAAAAATATCCTAAAAAGATATGAAAAATTTCAAAGATCATCACTTCAAAAAGTGATAAATGCAACCGGTGTCATAGTGCATACAAACCTTGGAAGAAGCGTTATAGATCAAGAAATTTTAAATAGAGCCAAAGATATTATATGCTCATATTCAAATTTAGAATATAGCCTTGATAAAGGTGCTAGATCTAATCGTTATGACTATGTCGGATCACTTTTGGCGAATTTATTTGGTTTTGAAGATGCTATTGTAGTAAACAACAATGCAAGTGCGGTATTTTTGGTGCTAAATACCTTTGCAAAAAACGGCGAAGCCATTATCAGTAGGGGCGAACTGGTCGAAATCGGAGGCGGTTTTAGAGTGCCTGAAGTGATGCTAAATTCGGGAGCAATTTTAAAAGAGATCGGCACTACAAATAAGACAAATATAGATGACTATGAAGGTGCTATTGGCGAAAACTCCAAAATGATTTTAAAAGTGCATCGCTCAAATTTTGATATTGTAGGCTTTAGCGAAGAAGTGGATATGAGCGAGCTTTCAAATTTAGCTAGAAAACATGAGATATTAGATTATTACGATCTTGGAAGCGGATATATAGGGGCTTTGCCTTATGGACTTGAACATGGAGAGATTAGTTTGGCAAGCCTGGCTAAAAATGGCGTCTCGCTTGTTAGCTTTAGTGGAGATAAGCTATTTGGCTCTGTACAGTGCGGAATAATTTTAGGTAAAAAAGATCTGATAGAAAAGCTTAAGAAAAACCAACTTTTACGAATGCTTCGCGTAGATAAGGTGATAATTTCAATTTTAAGCGAGAGTGTAAAGGCGTATATAAACCGTGAATTTGAGCTTATAACCACTTTAAAACATCTTTATAAAAGCATTGACGAGCTTAAAGAGTTGGCGAATAAAATCAATGAAAATTTAAAATCCCCACTAAAAGTAGTAGATACTAAGACTTTTGTAGGCGGAGGAACTATGCCAAATAAGGCTATTCCTAGTGTGGCCTTAGCTTTAAGAGGTGATGCAAATTTAAATGAATTGAAATTTAGAGAGAAAAATGTGATCGGTCGCATCGAAAATGGAGAATTTTTACTTGATTTAAGAAGTGTTTTGGATAGCGATTTAAAGGAGCTCATAGAAGTAATAAACGAGATAGGAGAAGCGAATGAATAG
- the selB gene encoding selenocysteine-specific translation elongation factor: MNSLIIGTAGHIDHGKTALIKELNGFEGDRLEEEKKRGITIDLSFSNLSRGDSNIAFIDVPGHESLVKTMISGAYGFDACLFVVAADDGLMPQSLEHLQILNLLSVKSLIVAITKSDLVSKELLDQRENEIREAIKSYQNLEILEIFRVSIKDKSSIDELRNYLFTLQAKKLSEDGVFRYYIDRVFSVKGIGNVVTGTVIEGSVRKNERLFNYGANKEVQVRSVQIHDQFVDVAHQSNRVALNLTGIELSELKKGQLLSKKGFFRGFKEADCIVTAKNLIHNESVTFCVGARSISAKVLILTQKNDSYFVTFKFDKDMFLKFDEPFVLIANSRVIGGGRVLNPINEPLKKQLKIEFLNFLFKKDFVNAFNILKNSHKNGFGIISSYQRFGLNHEEALKAARQIPNSYVDENALNIYDLSAIDRVKAVIKFMIEKNQYAIFSAASVALKLNWASEELCQRAIDELKSANLIAQNDGVYTKIGIDITELKVKIEERIYKILESANLAPDAPYNIYDELEIDRVTGDNALKKLTGIRRVVRLVHNLFVTTKALNEACEKLREIIKTEGFVNVVNAKERLNLSRKYVIAYLEYLDTMPDIIKNGNDRVIKG; this comes from the coding sequence ATGAATAGCTTGATAATAGGAACAGCCGGGCATATAGATCATGGTAAGACAGCCCTTATAAAGGAGCTAAACGGCTTTGAAGGAGATAGACTTGAAGAGGAGAAGAAGCGTGGCATCACGATAGATCTTAGCTTCTCAAATTTAAGCAGAGGCGATTCAAATATCGCTTTTATTGATGTGCCCGGTCATGAAAGCCTGGTTAAAACTATGATAAGTGGCGCATATGGATTTGACGCTTGCTTGTTTGTCGTGGCGGCAGATGATGGGCTTATGCCTCAAAGCTTAGAGCATTTACAAATTTTAAATTTACTTAGCGTAAAGTCTTTGATAGTCGCGATAACAAAGAGTGATTTGGTTTCTAAAGAGCTTTTAGACCAAAGAGAGAATGAGATAAGAGAGGCTATAAAAAGCTATCAAAATCTTGAAATTTTAGAAATTTTTAGAGTCAGTATAAAAGATAAATCCAGTATTGACGAGCTTAGAAACTATCTTTTTACTTTACAAGCCAAAAAACTTAGCGAAGATGGTGTTTTTCGCTACTACATAGATAGGGTATTTAGTGTAAAGGGTATCGGAAATGTCGTAACCGGAACCGTGATAGAAGGAAGTGTTAGAAAAAACGAGAGGTTATTTAACTACGGTGCAAACAAAGAGGTGCAGGTTAGAAGCGTTCAGATCCATGATCAATTCGTAGATGTAGCCCATCAAAGTAACCGTGTGGCATTAAATTTAACCGGAATTGAGCTAAGCGAGCTTAAAAAGGGTCAGTTACTAAGTAAAAAAGGATTTTTTAGAGGTTTTAAAGAGGCTGATTGTATTGTAACTGCAAAAAATTTAATACATAATGAAAGCGTTACTTTTTGTGTTGGAGCTAGATCAATTAGCGCTAAAGTGCTGATTTTAACTCAGAAAAACGATAGCTATTTCGTGACATTTAAATTTGATAAAGATATGTTTTTAAAATTTGATGAACCTTTTGTTTTGATAGCCAATTCTCGTGTGATAGGCGGTGGAAGGGTTTTAAATCCTATAAATGAACCGCTTAAAAAACAATTGAAAATCGAGTTTTTAAATTTCTTGTTCAAAAAGGACTTTGTAAACGCATTTAATATACTTAAAAATTCGCATAAAAACGGCTTTGGTATCATATCTTCGTATCAAAGATTCGGTCTTAATCATGAAGAGGCTTTAAAAGCAGCAAGGCAAATTCCAAATTCATACGTAGATGAAAACGCTCTAAATATTTATGATTTAAGCGCTATAGATAGAGTAAAAGCCGTAATAAAATTTATGATAGAAAAAAATCAATATGCGATATTTTCAGCCGCATCCGTAGCTTTAAAGCTAAATTGGGCAAGCGAGGAGCTGTGCCAAAGGGCTATAGATGAGCTAAAAAGTGCGAATCTGATAGCTCAAAATGATGGCGTATATACAAAGATAGGCATTGATATAACGGAACTAAAGGTAAAGATAGAGGAGAGAATTTATAAAATTTTAGAGAGTGCAAATTTGGCTCCAGATGCACCTTATAATATATACGATGAGCTTGAAATAGATAGGGTAACGGGCGATAATGCGCTTAAAAAATTAACCGGAATAAGGCGGGTTGTAAGGCTGGTGCATAATCTTTTTGTAACCACAAAGGCTTTAAACGAGGCTTGTGAAAAATTAAGAGAGATCATTAAAACAGAAGGTTTTGTAAATGTAGTAAATGCAAAAGAGCGTCTAAATTTGAGCAGAAAGTACGTAATAGCCTATCTTGAATACCTGGACACAATGCCTGATATCATTAAAAATGGCAATGATAGGGTCATCAAAGGGTGA
- a CDS encoding thioredoxin fold domain-containing protein — protein sequence MKKIVVVSLVAASAAFGASDAQIMEFYNAMIGGKQGVSITVSDRQKVSDKSDIEVVTVTISDGKNSQHDVVFTKGDFLFPEIFDLKEHKSYSRDFQQKITVKNLAAVYNKEDKKNIISLGNDSKKPTIVVFSDPECPYCRAELDKIESTLKESNVQIILTPVHDTTALQKSFLVYKDVAAAKSDSEKIKALRKYFAPDYTVDQKAVSEDEVKKMDELRTKYLAAGVRSVPFIINLEELKK from the coding sequence ATGAAAAAAATTGTTGTAGTCTCTTTGGTTGCTGCTAGTGCGGCTTTTGGTGCGAGCGATGCTCAGATAATGGAATTTTATAACGCTATGATAGGCGGAAAACAAGGCGTAAGTATTACAGTAAGCGATCGCCAAAAAGTATCTGATAAATCAGATATAGAGGTAGTTACCGTAACTATAAGTGATGGCAAAAACTCTCAGCATGATGTAGTATTTACAAAAGGTGATTTTTTATTTCCTGAAATTTTCGATCTAAAAGAGCACAAATCATACTCTAGAGATTTCCAACAAAAGATAACTGTTAAAAATTTAGCCGCAGTTTATAATAAAGAGGATAAGAAAAATATCATCTCCTTAGGAAATGACAGCAAAAAACCTACTATAGTAGTTTTTTCTGACCCTGAGTGTCCATACTGTAGAGCTGAACTTGATAAGATAGAGAGCACTTTAAAAGAGTCTAATGTGCAAATTATATTAACTCCGGTGCATGACACAACAGCCCTTCAAAAAAGCTTCTTAGTATATAAAGACGTAGCAGCTGCAAAAAGCGATAGCGAAAAGATCAAGGCTCTAAGAAAATATTTCGCACCTGATTATACTGTAGATCAAAAAGCTGTAAGCGAAGATGAGGTAAAAAAGATGGATGAGCTTCGCACTAAGTATCTTGCCGCAGGCGTTAGAAGCGTGCCTTTTATAATTAATTTGGAAGAACTAAAAAAGTAA
- a CDS encoding twin-arginine translocation signal domain-containing protein: MEGSRREFLKKSLKMGAVGAGVVATSVATASTGGSLKSDSNGVVVGKSNKKEVLYKTSKEWEYYYKIAY, from the coding sequence ATGGAGGGATCAAGACGAGAATTTCTTAAAAAATCCCTAAAGATGGGGGCTGTTGGAGCAGGTGTAGTTGCTACTTCAGTTGCTACCGCTAGTACCGGTGGTAGTCTAAAATCAGACTCCAATGGTGTAGTTGTAGGAAAATCAAATAAAAAAGAGGTGCTCTATAAAACGAGCAAAGAATGGGAATATTACTATAAGATCGCTTATTAA
- a CDS encoding formate dehydrogenase subunit alpha, with protein sequence MSDARIGRRSFLKLAALGAGSTVAFGKNETIRGVTNEEIKNPFEGSKRVRTICSICSAGCGIEAEVKDGVWIRQDMAMYHPISQGSHCCKGIDQIDLTKSKQRIKYPMKKVNGKWERISWETAVNEIGDKMLEIRKKHGPDCVEFLGSAKFSNEQSFYFRKFAAFWGTNNIDHVARIUHSASVAGAANTWGYGAMTNHFGDIASNSKAIMVVGANSAVANPVGGMKHFLQAKDRNNAKLIVVDPIFTKTAAKADHYVRVRPGTDIAFAYGMLHLIFKNGWEDKEYIGDRTYGMDEIRKEAEHWTPEVVEDVTGVPAEQLIQVTRIFATTKPAAVAWSLGLTQHSIGSSNTRIFPILQLVLGNAGKSGGGCQIIRGHDNVQGATDMGNLADSLPTYYGLGDAAWKHFCKGWGVEFDDFVKRFAVSTKEPKQGGAPVKGTKFEEYFYHDPKNPEDRNWRNEKGWSLSKWWQGVLKEEDTFTSGELKVLWVQGTGITSMAHLSKIQEAIDKLDMLVIAEPFVNEVAILSDRKDGIYILPVATQFENEGIVVATNRAAQWRTKVVDPLYESKPDQEVMFEFAKKWGFYDEYTKSLRMNDNLEVVKDSFIWPDDATKELARMGQSIGLQGWQPERLRKHQQNWENFDPDTLIGIGGEVKGEYYSLPWPCWDKQHPGTPILYDLSKPYVEGGCGFRNRFGLEHNGVSQIASEAVQLKGSKVKGGYPQITKENIETVLGITLTEEEKSKMGANWMMDYSGIINQKCREAGVAPFGNARARAFVWEFIDKIPKHREPLHSPRWDLVQKYPAIDDQKKNFRVAVKFKSEQQEQDWSKNFPTIISSMRLVNLSGAGMLERTSKYLAAITPEMFAYVNPELALKYGIQDKDMMWIHSPQGTKIKVRCYHNHSVTPDRICLPYNFAGVMQGVDLSHRYPEGTKPYTTGEPSNIITNYGFDPVTQISEYNAGLCRLEKADDMGFKTNFLDEIAK encoded by the coding sequence ATGAGTGATGCACGTATAGGAAGACGCTCTTTCCTTAAGCTTGCAGCCCTTGGAGCGGGTAGCACTGTAGCTTTCGGAAAGAACGAAACAATAAGAGGGGTCACCAATGAGGAGATTAAAAATCCTTTTGAGGGCTCAAAGAGGGTTAGAACAATTTGTTCGATCTGCTCGGCCGGCTGTGGTATAGAAGCAGAGGTTAAAGATGGGGTTTGGATACGCCAAGATATGGCTATGTATCACCCGATATCACAAGGTAGCCACTGCTGCAAAGGAATCGATCAGATCGATCTTACAAAGAGTAAACAACGCATCAAATATCCGATGAAGAAAGTTAACGGCAAATGGGAGCGCATTAGCTGGGAGACAGCTGTTAACGAAATCGGCGATAAGATGCTTGAAATTCGTAAAAAACATGGACCTGACTGTGTTGAGTTTTTAGGTTCGGCAAAATTTAGCAACGAGCAATCTTTCTATTTTAGAAAATTTGCGGCATTTTGGGGCACAAACAATATAGATCACGTTGCACGTATTTGACACAGCGCATCAGTCGCCGGAGCGGCGAATACTTGGGGTTATGGCGCTATGACAAACCACTTTGGAGATATTGCATCGAATTCTAAAGCTATTATGGTTGTGGGAGCAAACTCTGCTGTTGCAAACCCTGTTGGAGGTATGAAGCACTTCCTTCAAGCTAAAGATAGAAATAATGCAAAATTAATAGTTGTTGATCCGATCTTTACTAAAACAGCTGCCAAAGCCGATCACTATGTGAGAGTAAGACCGGGAACCGATATAGCGTTTGCTTACGGTATGCTACATCTTATATTTAAAAACGGATGGGAAGATAAAGAGTATATAGGCGATAGAACTTACGGAATGGATGAAATCCGTAAAGAGGCAGAGCACTGGACACCTGAGGTTGTTGAAGATGTTACTGGAGTACCTGCTGAACAATTAATTCAAGTAACTAGAATCTTTGCTACTACAAAACCTGCCGCTGTTGCTTGGTCATTGGGACTTACTCAGCACTCAATAGGTAGTTCTAATACGAGAATTTTCCCTATTCTTCAATTAGTGCTTGGTAACGCAGGAAAATCTGGCGGCGGATGTCAAATCATTCGTGGACATGACAACGTTCAAGGTGCTACAGATATGGGTAATTTGGCGGATTCTCTTCCTACATATTATGGTCTTGGAGATGCGGCTTGGAAGCACTTCTGTAAAGGCTGGGGCGTAGAATTTGATGATTTCGTAAAACGCTTTGCTGTTTCAACTAAAGAGCCTAAACAAGGCGGCGCTCCTGTTAAAGGAACGAAATTTGAGGAGTACTTCTATCACGATCCTAAAAACCCTGAAGATAGAAACTGGAGAAATGAAAAAGGTTGGTCGCTATCTAAATGGTGGCAAGGTGTTTTAAAAGAGGAAGATACCTTTACAAGCGGCGAGCTAAAAGTTCTTTGGGTTCAAGGAACGGGAATTACCTCTATGGCTCACCTATCTAAAATTCAAGAGGCTATCGATAAACTAGATATGCTTGTTATAGCAGAGCCTTTTGTAAACGAAGTTGCTATTCTTAGTGATAGAAAAGATGGAATTTACATCCTTCCTGTTGCGACTCAGTTTGAAAACGAAGGTATAGTTGTTGCGACTAACCGTGCTGCGCAATGGAGAACAAAGGTCGTAGATCCGCTATACGAGAGTAAGCCAGACCAAGAGGTTATGTTTGAATTTGCAAAAAAATGGGGATTTTATGATGAGTATACAAAATCTCTTAGAATGAATGATAATCTTGAGGTGGTAAAAGATAGCTTTATATGGCCTGACGATGCTACAAAAGAGCTTGCTAGAATGGGGCAATCTATCGGCCTTCAAGGATGGCAACCTGAGCGCTTAAGAAAACATCAACAAAACTGGGAGAATTTCGACCCTGATACCTTGATAGGTATAGGCGGAGAAGTTAAGGGCGAGTATTACAGCTTGCCGTGGCCATGTTGGGATAAGCAACATCCTGGAACACCAATACTTTACGACCTAAGTAAGCCTTATGTAGAGGGCGGATGCGGATTTAGAAATCGCTTTGGTTTAGAGCATAATGGGGTTAGTCAAATAGCTTCTGAAGCTGTTCAGTTAAAGGGTTCTAAGGTAAAAGGCGGATATCCTCAAATTACAAAAGAGAATATCGAAACAGTTCTTGGCATCACTCTAACAGAGGAAGAAAAATCTAAGATGGGTGCCAACTGGATGATGGATTATAGCGGTATTATTAATCAAAAATGCCGTGAGGCAGGCGTTGCTCCATTTGGTAATGCAAGAGCGCGTGCATTTGTATGGGAATTTATCGATAAAATTCCAAAACATCGCGAGCCTCTACACTCGCCAAGATGGGATTTGGTTCAAAAATATCCTGCTATTGATGATCAAAAGAAGAATTTCCGTGTTGCGGTTAAATTTAAATCAGAACAACAAGAGCAAGATTGGAGCAAGAACTTCCCAACTATTATCAGCTCAATGCGCCTAGTAAACTTGAGCGGTGCCGGAATGCTAGAGAGAACAAGTAAATATCTAGCGGCTATTACGCCTGAGATGTTTGCCTATGTTAATCCGGAGCTAGCTCTTAAATATGGTATCCAAGATAAGGATATGATGTGGATTCATTCGCCTCAAGGCACAAAGATTAAAGTAAGATGCTATCACAATCATAGCGTTACGCCTGATAGAATTTGTTTGCCTTATAACTTCGCAGGAGTTATGCAAGGTGTGGATTTAAGTCACCGCTATCCTGAGGGAACTAAGCCTTATACTACTGGTGAGCCTTCAAATATCATAACAAACTACGGATTTGACCCGGTAACTCAAATTTCAGAGTATAACGCAGGCTTATGTAGACTGGAAAAAGCTGATGATATGGGCTTTAAAACCAATTTCTTAGATGAAATAGCGAAGTAA
- the fdh3B gene encoding formate dehydrogenase FDH3 subunit beta, with amino-acid sequence MARMKFFVDNDRCISCFGCQVACSSAHEVPVGVYRRKVITLYDGVEGKEVSTTIACQHCTDAPCEQVCPVDCFYIREDGIVLHDKNKCIGCGYCLYACPFGAPQFPRDGAFGIKGAMDKCTMCAGGPAPTNSHDERELYGQNRIAEGKVPMCAAVCATNALLVGDATEVANVYRKRVTLRNTGFSI; translated from the coding sequence ATGGCAAGAATGAAATTTTTCGTTGATAACGATAGATGTATTAGTTGCTTTGGATGTCAAGTTGCTTGCTCTTCTGCTCACGAGGTTCCTGTAGGTGTATATCGCCGTAAGGTTATCACGCTATACGACGGCGTTGAAGGCAAAGAGGTTTCAACAACCATCGCATGCCAACACTGCACGGACGCACCTTGCGAGCAGGTTTGTCCTGTGGATTGCTTTTATATCCGTGAGGACGGTATCGTTCTTCACGATAAAAACAAATGTATCGGATGCGGATACTGCTTATACGCTTGTCCTTTTGGCGCACCACAGTTCCCAAGAGACGGGGCTTTTGGTATCAAGGGCGCTATGGATAAATGTACTATGTGTGCAGGCGGACCGGCTCCTACAAATTCACATGATGAGCGCGAACTATACGGACAAAACCGTATCGCAGAGGGTAAAGTGCCTATGTGTGCGGCTGTTTGTGCGACAAATGCTCTTTTGGTTGGAGATGCAACCGAAGTTGCAAACGTGTATCGCAAACGTGTCACACTTCGCAATACAGGCTTTTCTATCTAA
- the traT gene encoding complement resistance protein TraT has translation MRYFQILLLLFIAFFFVACSTSSTPKLYLNSSAPVFITNLDANRTVFINFKNSSGHQNTLEETVKKKFMNKGFVPVADKKLADIVILGDFMMLERIERKDPNVFINLGYGFGSFGRRTSAGIGVVFGDPFYDDYYDTRHYIYKATVSVSITTKEREQRTILDVQSDKNVYSPSYIMPFIEEKIATQIINFFY, from the coding sequence ATGAGGTATTTTCAAATTTTACTCCTTTTATTTATAGCTTTTTTCTTTGTAGCTTGCAGTACAAGTAGCACGCCAAAATTATACTTAAACTCTAGTGCGCCAGTATTTATCACAAATTTAGACGCAAATAGAACAGTTTTTATAAATTTTAAAAACTCATCGGGTCATCAAAACACTCTTGAAGAGACGGTTAAAAAGAAATTTATGAACAAAGGCTTCGTGCCAGTAGCTGATAAAAAGCTTGCTGATATAGTTATACTTGGGGATTTTATGATGCTTGAGCGAATTGAGCGCAAAGATCCGAATGTCTTTATAAATTTAGGCTACGGATTTGGCTCGTTTGGGCGCAGGACTTCAGCAGGCATTGGTGTTGTTTTTGGCGATCCTTTTTATGATGATTATTACGACACTCGCCACTACATATATAAAGCCACTGTTAGTGTCTCAATCACTACAAAAGAGCGTGAACAGCGCACTATACTTGATGTACAAAGCGACAAAAACGTATATTCGCCAAGCTATATTATGCCGTTTATAGAAGAAAAGATAGCCACGCAGATAATCAATTTCTTTTATTAA
- a CDS encoding molybdate transport repressor, with product MQIKENKKGAIGSLVMSILLFLAGLVGYLYYELSGSGIFTMVISFICAVFCVKKIVQESFIEIFDDGFGVKKGSKQHKFYFKDIDEISTRVIDKKRDIQVLNVKFKRGKLDRDAADGLIQPIGENDAIILDKYEKSKYEIFNLLREKLQKLNTNK from the coding sequence ATGCAGATAAAGGAGAATAAAAAGGGTGCTATAGGCTCGCTTGTGATGTCTATTTTGCTATTTTTGGCAGGTTTAGTAGGCTATCTTTATTATGAGCTTAGTGGATCTGGAATTTTTACGATGGTTATAAGCTTTATATGTGCGGTTTTTTGCGTGAAAAAGATAGTTCAAGAGAGCTTTATAGAAATTTTTGATGACGGATTTGGCGTGAAAAAGGGTTCTAAACAGCATAAATTTTATTTTAAAGATATTGATGAGATCAGCACTCGTGTAATAGACAAGAAGCGAGATATACAGGTTTTAAATGTGAAATTTAAAAGAGGCAAGCTTGATAGAGATGCTGCCGATGGACTTATTCAACCAATCGGCGAAAACGACGCAATAATCTTAGATAAATACGAAAAATCAAAATATGAAATTTTTAATCTTTTAAGAGAGAAGCTGCAAAAACTTAATACTAATAAATAA